Proteins co-encoded in one Desulfitobacterium hafniense DCB-2 genomic window:
- a CDS encoding tetrathionate reductase subunit A produces MKRRDFIKSMAAVGSVTAIGLGIEKIPRVIAGEAITNPTPYDGDALPVEMKIDKATGEIILNQDVALKSSVCLGCWSNCGNRVKVDKKSGKILRVVGNPYHPSCAEPHLPFDTPLKESYLSLGQYQENGHTQRATVCQRGNSAFQMVYEPNRILTPLKRAGKRGEGKWQPITWEQALEETIEGGRLFSELGESQTIEGLRQVRDLDTPIYPEQPGWGVKANQFVFIGGRDDGRTPFAKRFVNNAYGSPNHFGHGGICGISRRVAYLAFLDTWDKKPHMKADYMGAEFIMFFGNAPGQAGAPFQPMARKSALAQAENGMKAVIVDPVLQNGMYNSPKAEESSWVPIRPGGDGALAMAMVRWAIENEKYNENYLLSPSKEAAQKKKFPSWTNATYLVIQEEGHADYGKFLLGEQIGLAEKADETNPNYVVIDQKSGEPTLCKAAENGTLFYTGKIALGDAMVTVKSSLQILRDEATSYTYEEYARESGLSQERIISLAKEYFNHGTKAATDHHGGVSMHSNGFYGSLAVATLNALNGNINKKGGSTKSGGGYIADDAGKRYDFAKVPGGVKPKGVKISREGKAYEETPEYKARKAKGENPYPATLPWSPLADSLEGHVIPSMMAGYPYTAKILMMWMANPLYATPGLFQKDVEDFLKDPEKLPLIISIDIMMGDSTQYADYIIPDTTFYESWGVPIIWNLVLSKAHGARRPIIDPLVPKTKEGHPYSMEAYLIEIAKRLNLPGYGEKGILDAEGKPTPLNSAADYFLKAMANIAFDETPIADIAAEELALSGLAEDLKDVKASLSPEEWQKVYYLLARGGRFEDYVKNYDGDNLTNKFGKIVNIYNQKLGTSINCMTGRYNPGTACWIPPTFADGRTVDEVYPSQEWPFIAVSYKPRYRTGACLDNVPLLKGLQDTNHIEMNLEDASAMGIATGDKVKLITPTGEVEGIAKVRRGVGKGSIGIEYGYGHWGQSGDQGFEIEGKKRAGGARDGKGILLNRLALRDISLKTPHPLVDLVGGSIDRNTVKAKIVKL; encoded by the coding sequence ATGAAAAGGCGTGATTTCATTAAATCCATGGCCGCCGTTGGGAGTGTTACAGCCATTGGCTTAGGAATAGAAAAAATTCCCCGGGTCATCGCCGGCGAAGCCATCACCAATCCTACACCTTATGATGGGGATGCCCTGCCGGTAGAAATGAAAATCGATAAGGCCACCGGGGAAATCATTCTCAATCAGGACGTTGCCTTAAAAAGCAGTGTCTGTCTGGGCTGTTGGAGCAATTGCGGCAATCGGGTGAAAGTGGATAAAAAAAGCGGCAAGATCCTGCGCGTAGTCGGTAATCCTTACCATCCCAGCTGTGCCGAACCGCACCTCCCCTTTGACACTCCGCTGAAGGAGTCCTACCTTTCCTTGGGTCAGTACCAGGAGAATGGCCACACCCAAAGGGCCACGGTCTGCCAAAGAGGGAACTCCGCTTTCCAAATGGTCTATGAGCCCAACCGTATCCTCACTCCTCTTAAGCGGGCAGGTAAACGGGGCGAAGGGAAATGGCAGCCCATCACCTGGGAGCAGGCTTTAGAAGAAACCATCGAAGGGGGCCGGCTTTTTTCCGAGCTGGGAGAAAGTCAAACCATTGAAGGTCTGCGGCAGGTTCGTGACTTAGACACCCCCATCTATCCTGAGCAGCCGGGCTGGGGTGTAAAGGCCAACCAATTTGTCTTCATCGGTGGCCGGGATGACGGACGGACACCTTTCGCGAAGCGTTTTGTCAATAACGCCTATGGTTCCCCCAATCATTTCGGCCATGGCGGTATCTGCGGAATCAGCCGCCGGGTTGCCTATCTGGCCTTCCTGGATACCTGGGATAAAAAACCCCATATGAAGGCCGATTATATGGGAGCGGAGTTTATTATGTTCTTTGGCAATGCACCGGGTCAGGCTGGAGCTCCCTTTCAGCCTATGGCCCGGAAATCGGCTTTAGCCCAGGCTGAAAACGGCATGAAAGCGGTCATCGTCGATCCCGTGCTCCAAAACGGCATGTATAACTCGCCGAAGGCGGAGGAATCCTCCTGGGTACCCATTCGTCCGGGGGGAGACGGCGCCCTGGCTATGGCTATGGTTCGTTGGGCCATTGAGAATGAAAAATACAATGAAAACTATTTGCTATCCCCCAGCAAGGAAGCGGCCCAGAAAAAGAAGTTCCCCTCCTGGACCAATGCCACCTACCTGGTCATTCAGGAAGAAGGACATGCCGACTACGGGAAATTTCTCCTGGGAGAACAGATTGGCCTGGCCGAAAAGGCCGATGAGACCAATCCCAATTATGTGGTTATCGATCAAAAGTCCGGGGAGCCCACTCTCTGTAAAGCTGCAGAGAATGGCACCCTCTTCTACACCGGTAAAATCGCCCTTGGCGATGCCATGGTTACTGTGAAGAGTTCCCTGCAGATTCTCCGGGATGAAGCCACTTCCTATACCTATGAGGAATATGCCAGGGAGTCAGGTTTAAGTCAGGAACGGATCATCAGTTTAGCCAAGGAATATTTCAACCATGGCACCAAAGCAGCCACGGATCATCACGGCGGGGTATCCATGCACTCCAACGGTTTTTATGGCTCCCTGGCTGTGGCGACCCTTAATGCTTTAAATGGCAATATCAATAAAAAAGGCGGCTCAACCAAGAGCGGCGGCGGCTATATCGCCGATGATGCGGGCAAACGCTATGATTTTGCCAAGGTCCCCGGAGGAGTCAAGCCCAAAGGGGTCAAAATCAGCCGGGAAGGAAAAGCCTATGAAGAGACTCCGGAATACAAGGCCAGAAAAGCTAAAGGAGAAAATCCCTATCCCGCTACCTTACCCTGGAGTCCCTTAGCCGATAGTTTGGAGGGTCATGTGATTCCTTCCATGATGGCCGGCTATCCCTACACCGCCAAAATCCTCATGATGTGGATGGCCAATCCTCTCTATGCCACTCCAGGGCTGTTCCAAAAGGATGTGGAGGATTTTCTTAAGGATCCGGAAAAGCTCCCCTTGATTATTTCCATTGACATTATGATGGGGGACTCCACCCAATATGCAGACTATATTATTCCCGATACCACCTTCTATGAAAGCTGGGGAGTGCCGATCATCTGGAATCTGGTCTTAAGCAAGGCCCATGGGGCCCGCCGTCCCATCATTGATCCTCTGGTCCCCAAGACCAAAGAGGGGCACCCCTATTCCATGGAAGCCTATCTGATTGAGATTGCCAAACGCCTGAATCTTCCCGGCTATGGAGAGAAGGGCATTTTAGACGCGGAAGGAAAGCCCACCCCTTTGAACTCGGCAGCAGATTACTTCTTAAAGGCCATGGCCAATATCGCTTTTGATGAAACCCCCATTGCCGATATTGCGGCGGAGGAATTAGCTCTCTCCGGCTTGGCAGAGGATCTGAAGGATGTAAAAGCCAGCCTTTCCCCAGAAGAGTGGCAAAAAGTCTATTATCTGCTGGCCCGGGGAGGACGTTTCGAGGATTATGTGAAGAACTATGACGGGGATAACCTGACCAATAAATTCGGCAAAATCGTCAATATCTACAATCAAAAACTGGGCACCAGCATCAACTGTATGACCGGCCGATACAATCCCGGGACTGCTTGCTGGATTCCCCCTACTTTCGCCGACGGGAGAACCGTGGATGAGGTCTATCCCAGCCAGGAATGGCCCTTTATCGCCGTATCCTATAAGCCCCGCTATCGCACCGGTGCCTGCCTGGACAACGTTCCTCTGCTCAAGGGTCTGCAGGATACCAATCACATCGAAATGAACCTTGAGGATGCCTCAGCCATGGGCATTGCGACAGGGGATAAGGTCAAGCTGATTACTCCCACCGGGGAAGTGGAGGGTATTGCCAAGGTCCGCCGGGGAGTGGGCAAAGGCTCCATCGGCATCGAATACGGCTACGGACATTGGGGCCAATCCGGGGACCAGGGCTTCGAGATTGAGGGCAAAAAACGTGCCGGGGGCGCCAGGGATGGCAAAGGAATTCTTCTCAATCGCCTCGCTTTGCGGGATATCAGCTTAAAGACCCCTCATCCCCTGGTGGATCTGGTAGGCGGCTCAATCGATCGCAACACAGTTAAGGCAAAAATCGTTAAGCTCTAA
- a CDS encoding DNA topoisomerase III, which produces MGKSLVLTEKPSVGRDIAKLLGCNQKGNGCFIGSRYIVTWALGHLVTLADPEAYGEKYKQWRLEDLPMLPKDMELVVIKETSKQYAAVKQLLRQPDVEELIIATDAGREGELVARWIIGKAGWKKPIKRLWISSQTDKAIREGFNNLKPGKAYESLYAAAECRAQADWYVGLNVTRALTCKYNAQLSAGRVQTPTLALVVEREKEIQNFVPKGYWTINARVQGFSLSWQDKGNGQNRMFDQRKAEQLVQKLRGHKGQVAEIKKEAKREQPPQAYDLTELQRDANRKYGFSAKQTSSIMQQLYEQHKLVTYPRTDSRYLSEDIVPTLPERLKTIAVGPYSELARRVLRTKITPTKRLVDNSKVTDHHAIIPTEQTVFLNKLSPEEAKIYDLIVRRFIAVLSPAFEYEQTTVKVEIQGELFTAKGKIVKQKGWRSVYEGREAADEEADHEEQEQNLPDLQPKQTLEVLDLKLLPGKTKPPKRYTEATLLSAMEHPGQRVNDEALRETLEKTSGLGTPATRADIIEKLFSSFYMERNGKEIVPTSKGIQLIGLVPSELKSPELTAKWEQQLSEISKGREDRQRFIQGIKSYATQLVSEVSGSGRTYRHDNMTRAKCPECGKFLLQVKGKRGEMLVCQDRECGYRQGLSVQSNARCPQCHKKMKLQGEGEHKIFTCACGYREKLSAFNKRREQEGSKGSYNKREVNHYLQKQEKDAPLNTALADALAKLNLPK; this is translated from the coding sequence ATGGGAAAGAGTTTAGTTTTAACAGAAAAACCCTCAGTGGGTCGTGATATTGCCAAATTATTAGGCTGCAATCAAAAAGGCAACGGCTGCTTCATCGGCTCCCGCTATATCGTCACCTGGGCCTTGGGGCATCTGGTGACCCTTGCCGACCCGGAAGCTTATGGAGAGAAGTATAAGCAGTGGCGTCTGGAAGACCTGCCCATGCTCCCGAAAGATATGGAATTGGTGGTCATCAAGGAAACCTCCAAGCAATACGCCGCCGTCAAGCAGCTCCTGCGCCAGCCTGATGTGGAGGAACTGATTATTGCCACCGATGCCGGCCGGGAGGGGGAGCTGGTGGCCCGTTGGATTATCGGGAAGGCCGGTTGGAAAAAGCCTATCAAACGGCTCTGGATTTCTTCCCAAACGGATAAAGCCATCCGCGAAGGCTTTAATAATCTCAAACCGGGCAAGGCCTACGAATCTCTCTACGCCGCTGCCGAGTGCCGTGCTCAGGCGGACTGGTATGTGGGCCTGAATGTCACACGGGCCCTGACCTGTAAATACAATGCTCAGCTCTCGGCAGGAAGAGTGCAGACTCCCACCCTGGCTCTGGTAGTGGAACGGGAGAAGGAGATTCAAAACTTTGTCCCTAAGGGTTATTGGACGATCAATGCCCGGGTGCAAGGGTTTTCATTGAGCTGGCAGGATAAGGGCAATGGCCAAAACAGAATGTTTGATCAGAGAAAAGCAGAACAGCTTGTGCAGAAGCTAAGGGGGCATAAGGGCCAGGTTGCCGAGATCAAGAAAGAAGCGAAAAGGGAGCAGCCTCCCCAGGCCTATGATTTAACCGAACTGCAAAGGGATGCCAACCGAAAATACGGATTCTCGGCCAAGCAAACTTCATCCATCATGCAGCAGCTTTATGAACAGCATAAGCTGGTCACTTACCCCAGAACGGATTCCCGTTACCTTTCCGAGGATATCGTCCCTACTCTTCCGGAACGGCTCAAGACCATTGCCGTAGGGCCTTACAGTGAACTGGCCCGCCGGGTTCTGCGCACCAAAATCACCCCTACGAAACGATTGGTGGATAACTCGAAAGTCACGGACCATCACGCCATTATCCCCACGGAACAAACGGTGTTCCTCAATAAACTCAGTCCGGAAGAGGCCAAAATCTATGACCTGATTGTGCGCCGCTTTATCGCGGTCCTGTCCCCGGCCTTTGAATATGAGCAGACCACGGTTAAAGTGGAGATTCAGGGAGAACTGTTCACCGCCAAAGGCAAAATCGTCAAACAAAAAGGCTGGCGAAGTGTCTATGAAGGCAGGGAGGCTGCTGACGAGGAGGCCGACCATGAGGAGCAGGAACAAAATTTGCCGGATCTCCAGCCCAAGCAGACCCTTGAAGTCCTTGACCTGAAACTTTTGCCGGGCAAAACCAAGCCTCCCAAGCGCTACACCGAAGCCACCCTCCTTTCGGCGATGGAACATCCCGGACAGCGGGTGAATGATGAGGCCCTGCGGGAGACTCTGGAAAAAACCAGCGGTTTGGGCACTCCGGCCACCCGGGCCGATATCATTGAAAAGCTCTTTAGTTCTTTCTATATGGAGCGCAACGGCAAGGAAATCGTTCCTACTTCCAAAGGGATTCAACTGATTGGCTTGGTTCCTTCTGAGCTGAAATCTCCGGAGCTCACCGCCAAGTGGGAGCAGCAGCTCAGTGAAATCAGCAAAGGGCGGGAAGACCGGCAGCGTTTCATCCAGGGGATCAAAAGCTATGCCACCCAGCTTGTCTCGGAAGTGTCCGGGAGCGGCCGGACCTATCGCCATGACAATATGACCCGGGCCAAGTGCCCGGAGTGCGGTAAATTTCTCCTGCAGGTCAAGGGCAAACGCGGAGAAATGCTGGTTTGCCAGGATCGGGAGTGTGGTTATCGTCAGGGGCTTTCCGTACAATCCAATGCCCGGTGTCCCCAATGCCATAAAAAAATGAAACTGCAGGGAGAGGGAGAGCACAAGATCTTTACCTGTGCCTGCGGATATCGGGAGAAACTGTCCGCGTTTAACAAGCGCCGGGAACAAGAAGGAAGCAAAGGCTCCTACAATAAAAGGGAAGTCAATCACTATTTGCAGAAACAGGAAAAGGACGCTCCTTTAAATACAGCGCTGGCTGATGCCCTTGCTAAATTAAATCTACCCAAGTAA
- the spoIID gene encoding stage II sporulation protein D: MRKEWLRILVLLVIIIVLFPWTVLRWYNQSEVRTEDIAIRVLMPDGQVKSLDLEDYLVGVVAAEMPAEFEEEALKAQAIAARTYAAQRISQRSGNEAGYDVDTTVNSQVWISEDKMKEKWNLLSYWRYHSKIEKAVTSTKDQVLVAGGQYIDAFFHSSTGRKPTERAEDVWSSSRPYLQNVAAGEEKPTRYVKTYTFTPSDLYQKVGHSSTAKAFTESDFVVLSETAAGRAKVVRVLGKNYTGAQIRTLLGLASTDMEITITPQQIKITTYGNGHAVGMSQYGANDLAKAGKTCEEILQHYYPGTQLLNLTKA, translated from the coding sequence GTGCGCAAAGAATGGCTCAGAATTCTGGTTCTCTTGGTGATAATTATTGTTTTATTTCCTTGGACAGTACTGCGCTGGTACAATCAAAGCGAAGTCAGGACCGAGGACATTGCCATACGGGTCTTGATGCCGGATGGACAAGTAAAATCTCTGGACCTGGAAGACTATCTGGTGGGTGTGGTAGCCGCGGAAATGCCTGCCGAATTTGAAGAGGAAGCTCTCAAAGCTCAGGCCATTGCCGCCCGGACCTATGCCGCCCAACGCATCAGCCAGCGCTCCGGCAATGAGGCCGGCTATGATGTGGACACCACCGTCAACAGCCAGGTTTGGATCTCCGAAGATAAGATGAAAGAGAAATGGAATTTGCTCTCCTATTGGCGCTATCACAGCAAGATAGAAAAGGCGGTAACCAGCACCAAGGATCAGGTATTGGTGGCCGGCGGACAATATATCGATGCCTTTTTCCATAGCAGCACCGGGCGAAAACCCACGGAGCGGGCGGAGGACGTTTGGAGCTCTTCCCGGCCTTATCTGCAGAATGTGGCGGCAGGAGAAGAAAAGCCCACCCGTTATGTAAAAACTTATACCTTTACCCCCAGCGACCTTTATCAAAAAGTCGGTCATTCCAGTACGGCCAAAGCCTTTACAGAATCCGACTTCGTGGTCTTAAGCGAGACAGCGGCGGGACGGGCCAAAGTAGTTCGCGTCCTGGGCAAAAACTACACAGGAGCTCAGATCCGCACCCTGCTGGGGCTGGCTTCCACAGACATGGAGATCACCATAACTCCCCAGCAAATCAAAATCACCACTTACGGTAACGGCCACGCCGTCGGTATGTCTCAATACGGCGCCAATGACCTGGCTAAGGCCGGTAAAACCTGTGAAGAGATCCTCCAACACTATTACCCCGGCACCCAGCTTCTCAACCTTACCAAAGCTTAG
- the murA gene encoding UDP-N-acetylglucosamine 1-carboxyvinyltransferase has translation MSKIIVAGGSSLEGKITVSGAKNAVLPLIAASLLSPEPIRIDDAPHLLDVDVMCQVIGAFGASVRREGSQLYINTPEITSLEAPHDLVSQMRASIVTMGPVLARTGRVRISHPGGCAIGSRPINWHLKGLEALGAEIRMDHGYLDVSATKLRGARIYLDFPSVGATENIMMAAVGAEGTTFIENAAQEPEIIDLANFLNQMGGKVRGAGTSVIRIEGVQELHGANHTVIPDRIEAGSYLLMAAAAGGDIFVQNVIADHLKPLLAKIEEAGVYFREEDDGIRVVGEGVYNAVDIKTQVHPGFPTDLQAPFLAFLTRANGTGVVTETVFENRFMHVDELKRMGAEIKIEGRSAIIQGNSNLTAAPVTATDLRAGAALILAALTADGETEIQGVHHIDRGYEYVVEKLTGIGAQIRRAE, from the coding sequence TTGAGCAAAATTATTGTTGCTGGCGGTAGTTCCTTAGAAGGGAAAATCACCGTAAGCGGAGCAAAAAACGCAGTACTGCCTTTAATTGCTGCCAGCTTGTTGTCTCCGGAGCCGATACGCATTGACGATGCCCCGCATTTACTGGATGTGGACGTCATGTGTCAGGTTATAGGAGCATTTGGTGCATCAGTGAGGCGAGAAGGATCGCAATTGTATATAAATACACCGGAAATCACCAGCCTGGAAGCGCCCCATGATTTAGTATCCCAAATGAGAGCATCCATCGTTACCATGGGACCGGTGCTGGCCAGAACGGGGAGGGTGCGGATTTCCCACCCCGGAGGATGTGCCATCGGTTCACGGCCGATCAATTGGCATCTCAAAGGCCTGGAAGCTCTGGGGGCGGAAATTCGCATGGATCATGGCTATCTGGATGTGAGTGCGACAAAATTAAGGGGCGCCCGTATTTATTTGGATTTTCCCAGTGTGGGTGCGACGGAAAACATTATGATGGCCGCAGTCGGCGCCGAAGGCACCACCTTTATTGAAAATGCTGCCCAAGAGCCGGAGATCATCGATTTGGCGAATTTCCTGAACCAAATGGGCGGGAAAGTCCGGGGGGCCGGTACCAGTGTGATTCGTATCGAAGGTGTTCAGGAGTTGCATGGTGCCAATCACACCGTCATCCCGGACCGCATCGAAGCAGGCAGCTATCTGCTCATGGCCGCCGCCGCCGGCGGCGATATCTTTGTTCAAAATGTGATCGCCGACCATTTGAAACCCCTCCTGGCCAAGATAGAAGAGGCAGGGGTGTATTTCCGTGAGGAAGATGATGGCATCCGTGTGGTAGGTGAAGGTGTCTATAATGCTGTTGATATTAAGACCCAGGTTCATCCGGGGTTCCCGACGGATCTGCAAGCGCCCTTCCTGGCCTTCTTAACCCGGGCCAATGGGACGGGGGTGGTCACGGAGACGGTGTTTGAGAACCGCTTCATGCATGTGGATGAGCTCAAACGGATGGGCGCCGAAATTAAAATTGAAGGCCGCAGTGCCATCATCCAAGGAAATTCAAATCTAACGGCAGCCCCCGTCACCGCTACCGACTTGCGTGCCGGTGCAGCCCTGATCCTTGCCGCCTTAACGGCAGACGGTGAAACAGAAATTCAAGGGGTTCACCATATCGACCGCGGCTATGAGTATGTGGTGGAGAAATTAACCGGGATTGGTGCCCAGATTCGCAGAGCAGAGTAA
- a CDS encoding F0F1 ATP synthase subunit epsilon, with the protein MAGTFTLRVVSPEGNVLKEEAEFVVLPGGNGEIGILPNHAPLISSIEIGVIRYTVNGKVEKIATSGGFVEVSDNKVTILADTAEPGERVDLDRALAAKERAEKRLTQREGIDVRRAELALMRAVARINAARN; encoded by the coding sequence ATGGCAGGGACGTTTACACTCCGTGTCGTTTCCCCGGAAGGCAATGTGCTTAAAGAAGAAGCGGAATTTGTGGTACTGCCCGGGGGAAACGGTGAAATCGGGATTTTGCCTAATCACGCACCTTTGATTTCCTCCATCGAAATCGGTGTTATTCGCTACACGGTTAATGGCAAAGTAGAAAAAATAGCCACCTCCGGCGGATTCGTGGAAGTATCGGATAATAAGGTAACCATTTTAGCTGATACAGCGGAACCCGGTGAGAGGGTTGATCTGGATCGTGCCCTGGCAGCTAAAGAGAGAGCCGAAAAACGTCTGACTCAGAGAGAGGGAATTGATGTCCGACGTGCTGAGCTGGCCCTCATGCGTGCTGTAGCAAGGATCAACGCAGCTCGGAATTAG
- the atpD gene encoding F0F1 ATP synthase subunit beta has product MNIGKIVQIMGAVVDVEFASEALPEIYSAVKVTVPEKKIDLTLEVAQHLGNNTVRCVAMSSTDGLQRGMAALNTGAPITVPVGPATLGRIFNVLGKAIDNGEEVHTDTSYPIHRPAPAFVDQDPSTVMLETGIKVIDLLAPYSKGGKIGLFGGAGVGKTVLIQELINNIAMEHGGLSVFAGVGERTREGNDLWNEMRESGVIDKMAMVFGQMNEPPGARLRVGLTGLTMAEYFRDVQNQDVLLFIDNIFRFTQAGSEVSALLGRMPSAVGYQPTLATEMGALQERITSTRNGSITSVQAIYVPADDLTDPAPATAFAHLDATTVLNRAISEKGIYPAVDPLDSNSRILSPQILGEEHYKVARDVQQILQKYKELQDIIAILGMDELSEDEKLVVSRARRIERFLSQPFHVAEVFTGSPGKYVPIKETIRGFKEIVEGKHDNLPEAAFHMVGTIEEAIEKAKALGA; this is encoded by the coding sequence GTGAATATCGGCAAAATTGTGCAAATCATGGGAGCGGTAGTTGACGTAGAGTTTGCTTCCGAGGCACTGCCAGAGATTTATAGTGCTGTTAAAGTCACGGTTCCCGAGAAGAAGATCGATCTCACCCTTGAGGTCGCTCAGCACTTGGGCAACAATACAGTACGCTGTGTGGCCATGTCTTCTACCGACGGCCTGCAGCGGGGCATGGCAGCTCTCAATACCGGAGCTCCCATTACCGTTCCTGTAGGACCGGCGACTTTAGGGCGTATTTTTAATGTTCTGGGAAAGGCCATTGATAATGGGGAAGAAGTCCACACGGACACCTCTTATCCCATCCATAGACCTGCTCCAGCCTTTGTGGATCAAGATCCATCAACGGTCATGCTGGAAACAGGGATTAAGGTTATCGACTTATTAGCCCCCTACTCCAAAGGGGGTAAGATCGGACTCTTCGGTGGTGCGGGTGTAGGTAAAACCGTATTGATCCAGGAGCTGATCAATAACATCGCCATGGAGCACGGCGGTCTCTCTGTTTTCGCCGGCGTCGGCGAGCGGACCCGTGAAGGAAACGACCTTTGGAACGAGATGAGAGAGTCCGGGGTTATCGACAAAATGGCCATGGTTTTTGGTCAGATGAATGAACCCCCCGGCGCCCGTTTGCGGGTAGGACTGACCGGATTGACCATGGCGGAATACTTCCGTGATGTGCAGAACCAGGACGTGCTGCTCTTTATCGATAACATCTTCCGCTTTACCCAAGCGGGTTCTGAGGTTTCCGCCCTCTTGGGCCGTATGCCCTCAGCGGTAGGTTACCAACCTACCCTGGCCACCGAAATGGGTGCCCTCCAGGAGCGGATTACATCCACCCGGAACGGCTCCATCACTTCCGTACAGGCTATCTACGTGCCTGCGGATGACTTGACTGACCCTGCTCCGGCTACCGCCTTCGCTCACTTGGATGCCACCACGGTTCTTAACCGTGCCATCTCTGAGAAAGGGATTTATCCCGCTGTTGACCCCTTGGATTCCAACTCGCGGATTCTTTCCCCGCAGATTCTTGGTGAAGAGCATTATAAGGTGGCCCGCGATGTCCAGCAGATTCTGCAAAAGTATAAAGAACTCCAGGATATTATCGCCATTCTCGGTATGGATGAGCTTTCGGAAGATGAGAAACTCGTCGTCTCCCGGGCCCGCCGGATTGAGCGCTTCCTGTCTCAGCCCTTCCATGTGGCTGAAGTCTTCACAGGCTCACCTGGTAAATATGTTCCGATCAAGGAAACCATCCGCGGCTTTAAAGAAATCGTGGAAGGTAAGCACGATAACCTGCCGGAAGCGGCTTTCCACATGGTGGGAACGATTGAAGAAGCTATTGAAAAAGCCAAAGCATTGGGGGCATAA
- the atpG gene encoding ATP synthase F1 subunit gamma, producing the protein MASARDIRRRIRGVRNMQQITKAMKMVAASKLRKAQEKVIAARPYARQLQEVLARLAQDQADVTHPLLMERPVQRVGYIIITSDRGLCGGYNTNLIRMTNSSIAEETHDVRLVAVGRKGRDFYRRGKIETIAEFVGLGDNPSYGQAKEIAQEVIGLYESGELDEVYLLYNEFVSAISQRPTRIKLLPIEKPKQVSNTEYIFEPSAEEILTTLLPKYVETQVFRTLLEGKASEMGAKMTAMGAATDNAKEAIERLTLQLNRARQAAITTEISEIVGGASALE; encoded by the coding sequence GTGGCAAGTGCACGTGATATACGACGCAGGATTCGTGGCGTACGGAATATGCAGCAGATTACCAAAGCCATGAAAATGGTGGCTGCATCCAAATTACGTAAAGCTCAGGAAAAGGTCATCGCTGCCCGCCCTTATGCCCGCCAATTACAGGAAGTTCTGGCACGTCTTGCTCAGGATCAAGCGGATGTAACCCATCCTCTCCTTATGGAGCGTCCTGTGCAGCGGGTAGGCTATATCATCATTACATCGGATCGAGGCCTCTGCGGAGGGTATAATACGAACCTGATTCGGATGACCAATAGTAGTATTGCAGAAGAAACTCACGACGTAAGACTCGTTGCCGTTGGACGCAAAGGGCGAGATTTTTACCGTCGTGGCAAAATTGAGACCATTGCCGAATTCGTAGGGCTAGGCGATAACCCATCCTATGGACAGGCTAAGGAAATTGCTCAAGAAGTGATCGGTCTTTATGAAAGCGGAGAATTGGATGAAGTCTATCTCCTCTATAATGAATTCGTCAGTGCAATTTCCCAACGTCCCACCCGGATCAAGCTTCTTCCCATTGAAAAGCCTAAGCAGGTGTCCAACACGGAGTATATTTTCGAACCTTCCGCCGAGGAGATTCTAACCACTCTCCTTCCTAAATATGTGGAGACTCAGGTATTCCGCACCTTGCTCGAAGGCAAAGCCAGTGAGATGGGAGCAAAGATGACCGCGATGGGGGCTGCAACGGACAACGCTAAAGAGGCTATCGAGCGGCTGACCCTGCAGTTGAATCGTGCTCGCCAAGCGGCGATTACCACGGAAATTTCCGAAATTGTCGGGGGCGCCAGCGCTCTCGAATAA